A portion of the Nitratidesulfovibrio termitidis HI1 genome contains these proteins:
- a CDS encoding fumarate reductase flavoprotein subunit — protein MQIIHTDLLTIGAGLAGERCAIEVAGAGFSVVCLSLVPARRSHSVAAQGGMQAALGNAIMGDGDSPDVHFLDTVKGSDWGADQEVARMFVEAAPIEMRRLAHWGVPWNRVVAGTHTYWKGGKPFDATEKAENHGLIHSRAFGGTAKWRTCYASDGAGHAVLYTMDNRAAQLGVTVHDRSEAVSLIHDGETCHGAIVRCLRTGELRAYLARATLVASGGYGRIYRASTNAIICEGTGLSLALDTGVAKLGNMEAVQFHPTGTVPTDILVTEGCRGDGGTLLDRDEYRFMPDYEPDKAELASRDVVSRRMIEHMRTGKGVQSPYGEHLWLDIRHLGEQHIRTKLREVDEICQNFLGIDPLHQLIPVRPTQHYSMGGVRTDKTGAAYGLKGLFSAGESACWDLHGFNRLGGNSLAETVVAGGIVGRNIAEFLQGYDTAFSTAHVREAAARDDARIRRIVSGADGKESVYAVREAMYDILERAAYVFRNGTDLTWGVQALQEVHERAQHIGLASDGVGANAELALAIRMPGMVRLALCVCHGALMRTESRGSHTREDFPERNDRDWLNRTLASWRPGADLPHLEYEPATSYVELPPGDRGYGGGKIIPAAS, from the coding sequence ATGCAGATCATCCATACCGATCTTCTGACCATAGGCGCGGGCCTTGCCGGAGAGCGCTGCGCCATAGAGGTGGCGGGCGCGGGATTTTCCGTGGTCTGTCTTTCGCTGGTGCCCGCGCGGCGTTCGCATTCCGTGGCGGCGCAGGGCGGCATGCAGGCGGCCCTTGGCAATGCCATCATGGGCGACGGCGACAGCCCCGACGTGCACTTTCTGGATACCGTGAAAGGCTCCGACTGGGGCGCGGACCAGGAAGTGGCCCGCATGTTCGTGGAAGCGGCCCCCATCGAAATGCGCCGCCTGGCCCACTGGGGGGTGCCGTGGAACCGCGTTGTGGCGGGCACGCATACCTACTGGAAGGGCGGCAAACCCTTCGACGCCACCGAAAAGGCCGAAAACCACGGCCTGATCCACTCGCGCGCCTTCGGCGGCACGGCCAAGTGGCGCACCTGCTACGCATCGGACGGGGCGGGCCACGCGGTGCTGTACACCATGGACAACCGCGCCGCGCAGCTTGGCGTGACCGTGCACGACCGGTCGGAAGCCGTTTCCCTGATCCACGACGGCGAAACCTGCCACGGGGCCATCGTGCGCTGCCTGCGCACGGGCGAACTGCGTGCCTACCTCGCGCGGGCCACGCTGGTGGCATCCGGCGGGTACGGGCGCATCTACCGCGCCTCGACCAACGCCATCATCTGCGAAGGGACCGGCCTGTCGCTGGCGCTGGATACCGGCGTGGCGAAACTCGGCAACATGGAGGCCGTGCAGTTTCACCCCACGGGCACCGTGCCCACCGACATTCTGGTCACCGAAGGCTGCCGTGGCGACGGCGGCACCCTGCTGGACCGCGACGAATACCGCTTCATGCCCGACTACGAGCCGGACAAGGCGGAACTGGCCTCGCGCGACGTGGTCTCGCGCCGCATGATCGAGCACATGCGCACCGGCAAGGGCGTGCAAAGTCCCTACGGCGAGCACCTGTGGCTGGACATCCGGCACCTTGGCGAGCAGCACATCCGCACCAAGCTGCGCGAGGTGGACGAGATCTGCCAGAACTTCCTGGGCATCGATCCGTTGCATCAGCTCATCCCCGTGCGGCCCACCCAGCACTATTCCATGGGCGGCGTGCGCACCGACAAGACCGGCGCGGCCTATGGCCTGAAGGGCCTGTTCAGCGCGGGCGAATCCGCCTGCTGGGACCTGCACGGCTTCAACCGGCTGGGCGGCAATTCGCTGGCGGAAACCGTGGTGGCGGGCGGTATCGTGGGCCGCAACATTGCGGAATTCCTGCAAGGGTATGACACCGCCTTTTCCACCGCACACGTGCGCGAGGCGGCGGCGCGGGATGATGCGCGCATCAGGCGCATTGTTTCCGGCGCGGACGGCAAGGAAAGCGTCTACGCCGTGCGCGAGGCCATGTACGACATCCTCGAGCGGGCGGCCTACGTGTTCCGCAACGGCACGGACCTGACGTGGGGCGTGCAGGCCCTGCAGGAAGTGCACGAGCGGGCGCAGCACATCGGCCTTGCCTCCGACGGGGTGGGGGCCAACGCGGAACTGGCGCTGGCCATCCGCATGCCGGGCATGGTGCGGCTGGCGCTGTGCGTATGCCACGGCGCGCTGATGCGCACCGAAAGCCGCGGCTCGCACACCCGGGAGGACTTCCCGGAACGCAACGACCGCGACTGGCTGAACCGCACGCTGGCTTCGTGGCGTCCGGGGGCGGATTTGCCGCACCTGGAGTACGAACCGGCCACCAGCTATGTCGAGTTGCCGCCCGGTGATCGCGGGTATGGCGGCGGCAAGATCATTCCGGCAGCTTCCTGA
- a CDS encoding fumarate reductase iron-sulfur subunit: protein MQRSLTFNIFRHNPQDPASVPHMDTYRLDETDSMTLFIALHRLREEQDPSLKFDFCCRAGVCGSCAMVINGRPGLACHTKTRDLPDTITLLPLPVFKLVGDLAVDTGTWFRAMYQRTESWIHTRAEFDPAAQEARMENEVANAIYELDRCIECGCCVAACGTANLRPDFLAPAGFIRVARFAADPRDQRTDADFYEIIGSDEGIFGCMGLLACEDVCPKHLPLQNQLGYLRRKMGLTVLKKLLPFGG, encoded by the coding sequence ATGCAACGCTCACTGACCTTCAACATCTTCCGCCACAACCCGCAGGACCCGGCGTCCGTGCCGCACATGGACACCTACCGGCTGGACGAGACGGACAGCATGACGCTGTTCATCGCCCTGCACCGCCTGCGCGAGGAACAGGACCCCTCGCTGAAGTTCGACTTCTGCTGCCGCGCCGGGGTGTGCGGCTCGTGCGCCATGGTCATCAACGGGCGGCCCGGCCTTGCCTGCCACACCAAGACGCGCGACCTGCCCGACACCATCACCCTGTTGCCCCTGCCGGTGTTCAAGCTGGTGGGCGACCTTGCGGTGGATACGGGCACATGGTTCCGCGCCATGTACCAGCGCACCGAATCGTGGATTCACACCCGCGCGGAATTCGACCCCGCCGCGCAGGAAGCGCGCATGGAAAACGAGGTGGCCAACGCCATCTACGAACTGGACCGGTGCATCGAATGCGGCTGTTGCGTGGCCGCCTGCGGCACCGCCAACCTGCGGCCCGACTTTTTGGCACCGGCAGGGTTCATCCGCGTGGCGCGCTTTGCCGCCGACCCGCGCGACCAGCGCACCGACGCGGATTTCTACGAGATCATCGGTTCGGACGAGGGCATCTTTGGCTGCATGGGCCTGCTGGCCTGCGAGGATGTCTGTCCCAAGCACCTGCCGTTGCAGAACCAGTTGGGGTATCTGCGGCGCAAGATGGGCCTGACCGTGCTGAAAAAGCTGCTGCCGTTCGGGGGGTAG
- a CDS encoding fumarate hydratase gives MRRIPATRVVEEVARLCVECNRYLPKDVRWAFCKAQAAEESDVAKEVFRQLLENADLAATTGLPLCQDTGLAVFFVELGEDCRVDGMTLREAITEGVRIGYAEGFLRKSACDPLTRKNTGDNTPAVIHMDLVPGDRLRIAFMAKGGGSENMSRVTMLAPAQGWQGIKDFVVQRVREAGPNPCPPTIIGVGVGGTFDYAPILAKKALLRPLTDIHPDPDMAAKEAELLAAINELGIGPMGLGGKTTCLGVKMAFAPCHLASLPLAVNVQCHSARHGEIEL, from the coding sequence ATGCGCCGCATACCGGCGACACGAGTTGTGGAGGAAGTGGCGCGGCTGTGCGTGGAGTGCAACCGCTACCTGCCCAAGGATGTGCGGTGGGCCTTCTGCAAGGCGCAGGCGGCAGAGGAAAGCGACGTCGCCAAAGAGGTGTTCCGGCAACTGCTGGAAAACGCCGACCTTGCGGCCACCACCGGCCTGCCGCTGTGTCAGGACACGGGGCTGGCCGTCTTTTTCGTGGAGCTTGGCGAGGACTGTCGCGTGGACGGCATGACCCTGCGCGAGGCCATCACCGAGGGCGTGCGCATCGGCTATGCCGAGGGCTTTCTGCGCAAGTCCGCCTGCGACCCCCTGACCCGCAAGAACACCGGCGACAACACCCCGGCGGTCATCCACATGGACCTTGTGCCCGGCGACCGGCTGCGCATTGCCTTCATGGCCAAGGGCGGCGGCAGCGAGAACATGTCGCGCGTGACCATGCTGGCCCCCGCGCAGGGGTGGCAGGGCATCAAGGACTTTGTGGTGCAGCGCGTGCGCGAGGCGGGGCCGAATCCCTGCCCGCCCACCATCATCGGCGTGGGCGTGGGTGGCACCTTCGACTATGCGCCCATCCTGGCCAAGAAGGCGCTGCTGCGCCCGCTGACGGACATCCACCCCGACCCGGACATGGCCGCCAAGGAAGCGGAACTGCTGGCCGCCATCAACGAACTGGGCATCGGCCCCATGGGCCTTGGCGGCAAGACCACCTGCCTTGGCGTGAAAATGGCCTTTGCCCCGTGCCATCTGGCCAGCCTGCCGCTGGCCGTGAACGTGCAGTGTCATTCGGCCCGGCACGGCGAGATAGAATTGTAG
- a CDS encoding Fe-S-containing hydro-lyase: MATHHLTTPLTDEAVAQLRSGDVVFLSGTIYTARDAAHRRLAESLDRGEDLPFDLRGAVIYYVGPSPAPPGRPIGSAGPTTSYRMDSYAPRLHALGLKATIGKGRRNTEVRDALKEHTAVYLGATGGAGALLSQCITAATVIAYDDLGPEAIRELTVKDFPLLVINDCVGGELYA; the protein is encoded by the coding sequence ATGGCTACCCACCACCTTACCACCCCCCTGACCGACGAGGCCGTGGCGCAACTGCGCAGCGGCGACGTGGTCTTTCTGTCCGGCACCATCTACACCGCGCGTGATGCCGCCCACCGCCGCCTGGCCGAATCGCTGGACCGGGGCGAAGACCTGCCCTTCGACCTGCGCGGCGCGGTGATCTATTACGTTGGCCCCAGTCCGGCCCCGCCCGGACGGCCCATCGGCTCCGCCGGACCCACCACCAGCTACCGCATGGACAGCTACGCCCCGCGCCTGCACGCGCTGGGGCTGAAGGCCACCATCGGCAAAGGGCGCCGCAACACCGAAGTGCGCGACGCCCTGAAAGAACATACCGCCGTCTACCTGGGGGCTACAGGCGGCGCGGGCGCGCTGCTTTCGCAATGCATCACCGCCGCCACCGTCATCGCTTACGATGACCTTGGCCCGGAAGCCATACGTGAATTGACCGTGAAGGACTTTCCGTTGTTGGTCATCAACGATTGTGTGGGTGGGGAGTTGTATGCATGA